One segment of Halococcus salsus DNA contains the following:
- a CDS encoding ABC transporter permease subunit codes for MTFEILRYEARHRVRGALGVSAAFSLLGLVFLALAPQIVAGSEVQSLADALPPQFRAAFGLESLTSVEGLLAGEYYTLFWGLFFGIYLAYSAAESVAGDVDTHRMETLLAAPVPRSRVLVEKFLSLLVPVLVASVVVPVVLVAGSWLVEEPVAVADLAALHLLSIPYLLCCGAIGLGCSVVFDRVETARNAAVGTLFGLYLLESLVVGSDVSWLGTLAPMAYFDPNAILVGGTYDLAGALVLLGITAALVLASRVRFERMDIG; via the coding sequence ATGACCTTCGAGATCCTGCGCTACGAGGCTCGTCACCGGGTTCGAGGCGCGCTCGGCGTCAGCGCCGCGTTCTCGCTGCTGGGGCTGGTCTTCCTCGCGCTCGCACCGCAGATCGTCGCCGGAAGCGAGGTCCAGAGCCTCGCGGACGCGCTCCCGCCGCAGTTCCGGGCGGCCTTCGGTCTCGAAAGCCTCACGAGCGTCGAGGGGTTGCTCGCCGGCGAGTACTACACCCTGTTCTGGGGGCTCTTCTTCGGGATCTACCTGGCCTACAGCGCCGCCGAGTCGGTCGCGGGCGACGTCGACACCCACCGGATGGAGACGCTGCTCGCGGCTCCGGTCCCGCGCTCACGCGTGCTCGTCGAGAAGTTCCTCTCGTTGCTCGTTCCCGTCCTCGTCGCCAGCGTGGTGGTTCCCGTGGTGCTCGTCGCCGGGTCGTGGCTGGTCGAGGAGCCGGTCGCGGTCGCCGACCTCGCGGCGCTCCACCTGCTCTCGATCCCGTATCTGCTCTGCTGTGGGGCGATCGGACTGGGGTGTTCGGTGGTCTTCGACCGGGTCGAGACCGCGCGCAACGCCGCGGTCGGGACACTGTTCGGTCTCTACCTCCTCGAATCGCTCGTAGTGGGTTCCGACGTCTCGTGGCTCGGCACCCTCGCGCCGATGGCGTACTTCGACCCGAACGCGATCCTGGTCGGCGGGACCTACGACCTCGCTGGCGCGCTGGTCCTCCTCGGCATCACGGCGGCGCTGGTGCTCGCCAGTCGGGTTCGGTTCGAACGGATGGACATCGGATAG
- a CDS encoding FAD-binding oxidoreductase, which produces MTHECSFLTDHLPDDRVSFGDDERGDHAADWGTPPGEDVMPDAVCWPEATEEVSAVLAAATRRGVPVTPYAAGTGLEGNALPAHRGVSMDLTRMDSVLDVHPADFQVDVEPGVFGSAVNDAVDEADLFLPPLPQSADISTVGGMVANDASGAKTVKYGEVHDWVLGLEAVLADGTVIETGSRAKKTSSGYNLTDLLVGSEGTLGVVTRITFELARRPKQVRGGRATFDDLDAAAEAVSATMQAGVDVATIELLDPLSAAVANAYSGTDLPESPLVFLEFHANHGVGTEVETCREVFERCGATGFEVGAGEAMERLWQARRDLAPAMVAYDPPRRPVKPGDVTVPISDYPAMVRFAKDEAAAHGLDVLCFGHAGDGNVHYNVLVDLDDPDERAAGTAVSDAIVERAIELGGTSTGEHGVGQGKRKYLVAEHGEAGVEAMRTVKHALDPTDTLNPGKIFPETLDGERLWVDPPE; this is translated from the coding sequence ATGACTCACGAGTGTTCGTTTCTGACCGACCACCTCCCGGACGACCGGGTCTCGTTCGGCGACGACGAGCGCGGCGACCACGCCGCCGACTGGGGAACGCCGCCCGGCGAGGACGTCATGCCCGACGCGGTCTGCTGGCCCGAGGCCACCGAGGAAGTCAGCGCGGTGCTCGCGGCCGCCACCCGGCGAGGCGTTCCGGTGACGCCCTACGCGGCGGGCACGGGGCTCGAAGGTAACGCGCTGCCGGCCCATCGCGGCGTGAGCATGGACCTCACGCGGATGGACTCGGTGCTCGACGTCCACCCCGCGGACTTTCAGGTCGACGTCGAGCCGGGCGTGTTCGGCTCCGCCGTAAACGACGCGGTCGACGAAGCGGACCTCTTCCTCCCGCCGCTCCCGCAGTCCGCCGACATCTCGACGGTCGGCGGGATGGTGGCGAACGACGCCAGTGGGGCGAAGACCGTGAAGTACGGCGAGGTCCACGACTGGGTGCTCGGGCTCGAAGCCGTGCTCGCTGACGGGACCGTCATCGAGACCGGGAGTCGGGCGAAGAAGACCTCCAGCGGCTACAATCTGACCGACCTCCTCGTCGGAAGCGAGGGCACGCTCGGTGTGGTGACACGGATCACGTTCGAGCTCGCCCGCCGACCGAAACAGGTCCGCGGCGGGCGGGCGACGTTCGACGACCTCGACGCCGCGGCCGAGGCGGTCTCGGCGACGATGCAAGCGGGGGTCGACGTCGCCACGATCGAACTCCTCGACCCGCTGAGCGCCGCGGTCGCCAACGCCTACTCCGGTACCGATCTCCCCGAATCGCCGCTGGTTTTCCTCGAATTCCACGCGAACCACGGTGTCGGGACCGAGGTCGAGACCTGCCGCGAGGTGTTCGAACGGTGCGGCGCGACGGGGTTCGAGGTCGGCGCGGGCGAGGCGATGGAGCGGCTCTGGCAGGCCCGCCGCGACCTCGCCCCAGCGATGGTCGCCTACGACCCGCCGCGCCGACCCGTCAAACCCGGCGACGTCACCGTCCCCATCAGCGACTACCCGGCGATGGTTCGGTTCGCGAAGGACGAGGCCGCGGCGCACGGCCTCGACGTGCTGTGTTTCGGGCACGCGGGCGACGGCAACGTCCACTACAACGTGCTCGTGGACCTCGACGACCCGGACGAACGCGCGGCGGGCACGGCGGTCTCGGACGCCATCGTCGAGCGCGCGATCGAACTCGGCGGCACCTCGACCGGCGAACACGGCGTCGGCCAGGGAAAGCGCAAGTACCTCGTGGCCGAACACGGCGAGGCGGGCGTCGAGGCGATGCGCACGGTCAAGCACGCGCTCGACCCAACGGACACCCTCAACCCGGGGAAGATCTTCCCCGAGACCCTCGACGGCGAGCGGCTGTGGGTCGACCCACCCGAGTAG
- a CDS encoding DUF7537 family lipoprotein, giving the protein MARSVPVLVLVLALVLAGCNGFVSDDDTPTETVTPVAVPTDEPTPTPTPQLAPGLDETGVTDPVELGEAHAAVLDNRSFTVHSETTVRFANGSIYRHDERIGRFAANRSRYHVSSNGSGSVPIRNASWYSVEAWSDGSQVLTAQRIDGDTSYDTQRGLDGSPASVREGYNGFFRFEPGTGQAVYTVFGATETRFVGETRRNGDRFYQVTATDVTNPDAFADGGVEELRYPSLRALIAPTGLVREYRLDYTATLDGSGAPNETGRTVHVDRWVSYTDIGTTTVERPSWYDEAVANASTTTES; this is encoded by the coding sequence ATGGCCCGTTCGGTTCCGGTTCTGGTCCTCGTGCTGGCGCTCGTTCTCGCGGGCTGCAACGGCTTCGTCTCCGATGACGACACCCCCACGGAGACGGTCACGCCGGTCGCGGTGCCCACCGACGAGCCAACGCCGACGCCGACCCCACAGCTCGCCCCCGGTCTCGACGAAACGGGCGTCACCGACCCCGTCGAGCTCGGCGAGGCCCACGCCGCCGTGCTCGACAACCGCTCGTTCACGGTCCACAGCGAGACGACGGTCCGCTTCGCCAACGGCAGCATCTACCGACACGACGAGCGGATCGGACGGTTCGCGGCGAACCGAAGTCGGTACCACGTCTCGTCGAACGGCTCCGGGTCGGTACCGATTCGCAACGCCTCGTGGTACAGCGTCGAAGCCTGGTCGGACGGGTCGCAGGTCCTCACCGCACAGCGGATCGACGGGGACACGTCCTACGACACGCAACGCGGTCTCGACGGGAGCCCGGCATCGGTTCGCGAGGGCTACAACGGGTTCTTCCGGTTCGAACCGGGGACCGGACAGGCGGTCTACACGGTGTTCGGCGCGACCGAGACCCGGTTCGTCGGCGAGACGCGTCGAAACGGGGATCGGTTCTATCAGGTCACGGCGACCGACGTGACGAACCCGGACGCGTTCGCCGACGGGGGCGTCGAGGAGCTCCGGTATCCCTCGCTTCGCGCGCTGATCGCGCCCACTGGCCTCGTTCGCGAGTACCGCCTCGATTACACCGCGACGCTCGACGGCTCGGGGGCCCCGAACGAGACGGGGCGAACGGTCCACGTCGACCGCTGGGTGAGCTACACCGACATCGGGACCACAACGGTCGAGCGCCCGTCGTGGTACGACGAAGCCGTCGCGAATGCCTCGACGACCACGGAATCATAG